CCGAATCCGAAGCCGTGCGCCGCGCCAGCGATGACCGCGCGGGCCAGTTGGCCCATGCGATCGAAGGACTGCTGCACCGCAGCACCGAGCAGGACGACGCCCATGCCCGCATGGCCGATGCCCAGACCGCCGCGCTGACCCGCATCGCCGAAGGGCAAGCCCGCATGGCCGACGCGATGGAGGTGTCGGCCGCCAAGGACGCGCCCCATGCGGATGCCGAATACCGCGCGCGCCTGCGCTCCATCGACTCGCAGCTTTTGCGCCTTCTGGAGGAACTGGCCGTCGGCCGCCAAGAAGCCGTGGCCGAGTTGCGCGCCGACCTCGCCCAACTGACGAGCACGCTGCGTCAGGCCGCCAAGGGTGAGATCTGATGGCCCTGTCGCGCCGCACTCGCCCGCGCGAATCCCAGATCTGGCCCGGTTTCGTCGATGCGATGACCGCGCTGCTGCTGGTGCTGATGTTCGTGCTGACGATCTTCCTCGTCGTGCAATCGGTCCTGCGCGAGACGATCACCTCGCAGGGTTCGGAGCTTGACCGGCTCAGCGACGAGATGTCGATGCTGTCCGACCGTCTGGGGCTGGAGCAGCGCCGCAACGCCGAACTGACGGGTCAGGTCTCCGACGCGCAGAGCGAGGCCGCGCGGCAGGCGCAGCTTGCTGCAACGCTGACGGCGCGGCTGGACGATGCGACGACGCGCATCGCCAGCTTCGAGGATCAGGTCGCCTCGCTCATCGCGTCGCGCAACGATCTGCAGGCGCAGGCGGCGGATCTGGCCAAGGCCCGCGACACGGCGCTCAGCCAGCAGGAACAGCTGAACCTCGCCCTTGCCACCGCGAGGGACGAGATCGACGCACAGACCGAAGCCGCCCGTCTGGCCGCCGCCCGCCGCGACGCGATCGAGGCGCTGGTGGCCGATCTGCGCGCCCGCACCGAAGCGAGCGAGCAGGCCGCGACCGAGGCGCAGGCCGCCCTGACCGAGGCCGAGCAGCAGCAGATCGTGGACAGCGCCGCCGCCGAGGCGCTTCATGCCCGCCTTCAGAACAGTCAGGCCGAACTCACGGCCATGAGCCTCAACCTCGAGGAGCAGCGCCGCCGCGCCGAGGAAACGCTGACCCTTCTCGCCGCTGCCAAGACCGAGGCCGCGCAGGGCGCCGACCGCAAGGCGACACTGCTGGCGACGGCCGAAGCCGCGCTGGCCGCCGAACGCGTGAAGGCGACCGATGCCGAACGTCAGACGGCCGCGCTGAACGCGCAGGTGGCCGAACTGCGGGCCCAGCTTGCGGCATTGCAGCAGACGCTCAACGTGCAGGGCGCGACGGCGGACGCAAAGGACGCCACGATCGACGATCTCGGCAACCGGCTGAACGTTGCCCTTGCCCGCGCCGCCGAAGAGCAGCGCCGCCGCGCCGAACTGGAAGAAGCCGAACGCATCCGCCTGCAATCGGAGACCGAGCAGTTGGCGCGCTATCGTTCGGAATTCTTCGGGCGGCTCAGCCAGATCCTTCAGGGGCGTGACGGCGTGCGCGTCGTGGGGGACCGGTTCGTCTTCTCCTCGGAGGTGCTGTTCAATGTCGGCTCCGCCGATCTGTCGGAGGAAGGCCGTCGGCAGATCGCCGATGTCGCCGTCAGCCTGCGCGACATCGCAAGCGACATCCCGAGCGATCTGAACTGGATCCTGCGCGTGGACGGCTTCACCGACGATCAACCTCTGTCCGGCAACGGCGCGTTCAGCGACAACTGGGAGCTGAGCCAAGCGCGCGCGCTGTCGGTGGTGCGCTTCCTGCAGAACGACCTCGGATTCCCGCCGGACCATCTGGCCGCCACCGGCTTCGGGCAGTATCAGCCCGTCGCCACCGGCAACACCGCCGAGGCGCGCGCCCAGAACCGCCGGATCGAGTTGAAGCTGA
This DNA window, taken from Falsirhodobacter algicola, encodes the following:
- a CDS encoding peptidoglycan -binding protein: MALSRRTRPRESQIWPGFVDAMTALLLVLMFVLTIFLVVQSVLRETITSQGSELDRLSDEMSMLSDRLGLEQRRNAELTGQVSDAQSEAARQAQLAATLTARLDDATTRIASFEDQVASLIASRNDLQAQAADLAKARDTALSQQEQLNLALATARDEIDAQTEAARLAAARRDAIEALVADLRARTEASEQAATEAQAALTEAEQQQIVDSAAAEALHARLQNSQAELTAMSLNLEEQRRRAEETLTLLAAAKTEAAQGADRKATLLATAEAALAAERVKATDAERQTAALNAQVAELRAQLAALQQTLNVQGATADAKDATIDDLGNRLNVALARAAEEQRRRAELEEAERIRLQSETEQLARYRSEFFGRLSQILQGRDGVRVVGDRFVFSSEVLFNVGSADLSEEGRRQIADVAVSLRDIASDIPSDLNWILRVDGFTDDQPLSGNGAFSDNWELSQARALSVVRFLQNDLGFPPDHLAATGFGQYQPVATGNTAEARAQNRRIELKLTER